TGTCTGCAAGATCGGGATCCTGCTGACGTAAGTGCTGCTCCATCTCAGCCAGAATCTGCTTCTCATACTCTGAAAGAGCCATCACTTACCCCCTGTCCCACATCAACTCGGTTCCCCAATATCACTACCTAGTCTACCCGGATCCCGACGCCCCAACTAACCATGCTTTCCATCTACACGCACCGGGGTGCTACTTCTTACCCGGAAGGAGCGATGCCGGCATGACCGCACCCGCCCCAAATCGCTCTTGAGCAGCATCCATTGCCAGTTCAGCCACCCGCGGACGCGGGTCTTCATCTAACAGCGTAGGAACCCCTCCGTCACCCCCGACCAATGAGGATACGCCCACACCCGCTAGGCGAACACCACCCGATGGCAGCGAGCGCATCTCAATCAAAGAAGTCGCGACCTGAGCGATCTCACGGCCAACGTCAGTAGGTGCTAAGAGAGTCTTGGATCGAGCAGTGGTATTGAACTTCTGGTCGCGAACCTTTACGGTAACCGTCCATGCAAGGAGGCCCATCTTTCGTAGCCGTCTGGCGCAATCGTGAGCTGCCCTGAGGATAAAGGCCTTGAGAACCTCTGGCGATGTCACATTCACCTCGAAGGTTCTTTCCGTGGAAATCGACTTCTCCCGTTCCCTTGTCGACACTGCCCTGTCATCAACCCCCCATGCCAACGCATTGAGGTGCTGGGCACTGGCATTGCCAATCCATTGCGCCAAGTCACGAATCGGCACATTCGCCAACTGACCAACTGTGTCGATGCCACGTACCCGCAGAACCTCCCCCGTCCTCTTTCCAACGCCCCACAGCGCCCCGATGGGAAGGGGATGAAGGAAGTCAAGTGTCCGGTCCTTTGGTATGAGCAAACGACCATCGGGCTTCGCGTGCGCAGAAGCGATCTTTGCCACGCTCTTCGTTG
This genomic stretch from Schaalia sp. JY-X169 harbors:
- the dinB gene encoding DNA polymerase IV translates to MSVSPRGKVHSQWGGDDSEAPILHVDMDSFFASVEVLQNPALRGLPVIVGGIGVRGVVTAATYEARAFGVRAGMPIGRARALCPAAVLLPGRHDLYGSYSKQVMEVLHSVTPLVEPVSIDEAFLDVSGARRQFGSPVEVGGLIRTRIREEVGLPASVGIAATKSVAKIASAHAKPDGRLLIPKDRTLDFLHPLPIGALWGVGKRTGEVLRVRGIDTVGQLANVPIRDLAQWIGNASAQHLNALAWGVDDRAVSTREREKSISTERTFEVNVTSPEVLKAFILRAAHDCARRLRKMGLLAWTVTVKVRDQKFNTTARSKTLLAPTDVGREIAQVATSLIEMRSLPSGGVRLAGVGVSSLVGGDGGVPTLLDEDPRPRVAELAMDAAQERFGAGAVMPASLLPGKK